ATCGCCTCAAGGAAGAGCCGGTGTTGCCGGCATGCACCCACGACTTTTGAGTCGTCGTCCCACCGCGAGCAGTTTGTTAACGATGAGCTGCCCTCCCCCCATCACCATGGCACGAGGCCACATTATCCACTACCTTGGACGCGGTGGTGGTGACGGCCCTCTAGCTCGAGGGTCGTCGTGTCCGAGGGCAATAGGTGCGGTATGATCAGCGCAACGCCACTCGTCGCTCCATGTTCGCGAAGTCAGGTGCAACACCAGAATGTGTCTGCAACTATCCCGATCTTGCCGCCGCGTGCGAGCTCGATCGGTACGTCACGGCCATGGAGACGGCCTTGACGAAGAGGTCGCAAGATCGGTGAGAAGTGGTCGCTTAGTGACTCTTCATCCAACGCCGGCAGGGCAAAGCGTCTCGGCATTGGCCGCGCAGGATGAAGCGGAGCAGCTCCTCCGCGAGCGGCAGGCATCGGCCGAACAGGACTGTCGTGGCGGACCAGTGCCCTACCGCTGCTggaggcatgatgacggtgatggcaCAGATGACGACGGCGATGCAGCCGGGCAGGGCGGCCACGCATACGAGGTGGTCATCTAGTAGTCTTTTTTAATTTTCAGTAAAACAGTTGAAATATCAGTCGTTTATGTAAATTATGACCGAACTTGAATGAATTGGGTCGTGTTTGATCAAATTTCACCGGGTTAGCTGAAACTCACTTTGAAATGTATACGGATAGCTTTGAATGGCCGGTCCCGCATCCATGCCTGTGGACTGGTCTTCCGGTTAGTGGATAGACACACCCTGGCTTGGGTGTCAGCGTTCTTGATGCCCTAATATGGCATTGCATGGTATGAACCCGTTTGAAAAAAAGATTCTCTTTAGTCCCCAAATCTATGGATTTGAGTTGGCTTTCTAGAACTTTCGCTTTAGTTTTCAAAGGCGATCCAATGACCGAACGCATTAGTGCATTTCATATAGCTCGTACAATTGATCTGTACTTTGTTCGATTACTCGGCATGAAAACTCCAACTGATCCAAAAGCTTTAATTGTCTCTCCATTTTGGTTAGCAGCAGTATACAACCACAGACGGCATACGAGGCCGTACCTTGCTTACTCCATCGGCACCGGGACACGGGGAACGGCGATCAGCAACAAGTCAGACCGCCGGCGCGTAGTGATCCCGGCCGCCTCGGTCATGTCCATCTCCTCGGGTGCCTCACGCCCTGGAAGCTCCCAGTCGAAGTGGAACAGCAGGGCCGCGAGCGCGAGCTCGATGGGCGCCAGACCGAACGCCATGCCTGGGCACATCCTCCTGCCGGCGCCGAAGGGCAGAAACTCAAAGTCCGTCCCCTTGAAGTCCCTGCCACCTTGTTGCTGGAACCTCTCTGGTATGAACTCCTCCGGCGCGTCCCAGTGCTTGGGGTCCCTGCCGATCGCCCATGCGTTCACTAGGACCATCGCCCCCTTGGGCACCGCGAACCCGAGCACCTCGCACGGGCTGCGACACTCCCGCGGCAGGAGCAGCGGCGCCGCGGGGTGCAGCCGGAGCGTCTCCTTGATGACGAGCCGCAGGTAGTGCAGGTTTGTCAGGCCATCCTCCGTCACCTTGTCGTGGCCGGCGAGCTCTCTCCGGACTTCCTCTTGTGCCTTCCGAAGCACCGTCGGGTTATGCATCAGCTCGGCCATGGCCCACTGCAACATTGTGGACGAGGTCTCGCTGCCAGCAACAAACAAGTCCTGCATAATAAGAAGCAAAGTAAGCTAATTGTACTAAACATTATGTCCTCCCATATATGACGTGGAGGTTTTGGTCCTCGATCTTGTTAATTGTAAAGAGAGCTTACGATCATAACGGATTTGACGTTCAAGGCAGTGAGGGGATACTGCGAGTCCATGTCTTTCTGGAGCCTCAGGAGCACGTCAAGCAAGTCTTCTTCTTCGATGCCGGTGGCGGCAGCGGCTCTTTTCTCCTGGCGCTCCTGGATGATAGTGTCCATGAAACTGAGGATGGTGCCACGGCGACGTTCGATCTGGCTGGGCATGCGGCTGAGGCGCATGGCGAGGCGAGAGGAAGGGAACATGTCCGGCAGATTCATCCCGGGAATGGTCTTGAGCCCCTCGTTCAGCAGCCTCAGAAACGTGTCCCGGTTCGCGTTCCGGCTGCCGATGATGGCGCGCACTGATGAGTCCGCCACGAACGTCGCTATCCGCTCGGACAGGTTCACCGCCGACGCCTCTGACGCGACGGAGCGGAGGAGGTGTCCGATCTCGTCCTCGCGGACGGGGCGGAAGGAGTGGACGCTGCGGATACTGAGAAGCTCGACGGTGCAGATCTTACGGAGCTGGCGCCACGCGTCGCCGTAGGGCGCGAAGACGAGGCCCTCGGCGCCCTTGAAGACGCGGCGCACCAGGGGCCCCATGTGCCGTGTGGCGAACGTGACGTCGTGGGTCTTCATGATCTCCCGCGCGGCGTCCGGAGAGGAGGCGACCACCACGGGTACCTCGCCGAACCGGAGCAGCATTAGCGGGCCGTGGCGCCGCGCGAGGTCCCGTAGGGCGTGGTGCGGGAGCTTGCCCGCGAGGTGGTGGAGGTGGCCGATCACCGGCAGCGCCCAGGGCGAAGGGGGCAACCGACGGCCAGATCCGGACCTCCTGCTGCACGACACAGCCAAACAGAAGAGCGGGACTATGATTAGAAGAGAAAGGAGGAGCAGGTAGAACGGGAGCTCTGCCGCCGCCATGACAGTGTCGATAGGGGCTTGACTTGCATGCTCAACGTTCGGGTGTCCGGTGTGCTTTATAATTGATTGAGGTGGTGGTAATCATCAGATCTGCGCGTCCATTAGATGCACTCTCCCCAACCATCAGATCTGCGCGAAAACGCTCACTCTCGTCTCGTTGTTCGCTCCTTCCCCTCCGTGCGTCAATGCTCAGCACCGCCGCGCCCAGTTGCAGCTGGGCACACCCTAGCCGGCGCTCGTAACGCCGCACCGGCGACATATACATCGCCGATAGCGCCCGCCGCCATCAGTGATAGCAAATTCCATCGCTGGGCACAACAAAAAATGTTTCTTGTTGTAGCAATGTCGCCCAGGTCAGCGCTGGCGCCCCGCAGTCACCGTATGCCCTTGCGGTTTTGCCGCGCGCGGATGCAACTCTGCCACTGCCGGTTACAGCTTCCTCCCAACGGGCCGTCACCGGTGCTGGTGGTGACCTCGCGACTCTACTACTACGGCGATGCATGATGGAACCGGTCACTAGGGGTGTTGCAACCATGCCAACCATGAGCTAAAACCGGTGACCGGGGGAGCTGCAACCAGTGAGAGCAGATGCTGGAAGCCGCGACGCTTTCGCTGTCAATGCTGCAACCATGGGCACAAAAGCTGGAACCACCGCCACAAATTGTTGCAATGGCAAGACAGCGTTGTCCACACCAATTTGTTGGAACCAGCAGCATTAAAAgtactccgttccgaattacttgtcgcacgtatggatgtatctagatgtattttagttccagatacatccatttcagcgacgagcaatttggaacggagggagagtGACTAGGGAAACGGCGAAATACGGAAGTGCAATAGAAAAAAAAATAGATATTTCGTGCATGCCACAAACTAAAAGGACATTACGTCTAAGAGAAGAACAACATGCAGCTTCGTCCGTCAGTTATTCTTCCGTATCCTCGTTGTTTACCAGATCGCATCAGTTATGGCACGATCTGCTGGTACCCCATAATGATCGGAATGAGATGCTCTGGCGGATCTGCAAAGTCATATGGTACCTTGGGATTGAAATAGCCCGATATTGCGTCATCCGCCCCTAATAAAATTTAAAATAGTCAAACTACTGGCTTGAACTTTCTATATTGGGCTATTTCAATCCCTACGTAAAACCATATGACTTTGCGGATCTGCCAGAGCGTCTCAATCCCATCATTTACTATGCACGATCTTTTATATCTGCCAGAGCATCTCAATCCCATCATTTACAATGCACGATCATGTGCCAAGGCTGATGCTATGGTACTGCCTATAATTTTCTAGTGTCCACGCATGGAGCATGGGCAAGTAAAGGATGCAAGTACGTGCAAGGGATGGAATTGGTCGCCGGCTTGCTGGAACAAGCTGAATACATATGGTGCATTCGGGGAGGAGGAAAGCTGAATACAGATGGCGCATTCAAGGAGGAGGACGGGAAGGGAGGAGCCGTATGACACTGCGGAACCATGAAGGACATAtcgtctttgcatcatgttgttttctTCATACATGTTCTAGCGTCCTTGAAGAGGAAGTTTTAGCATGTGCAGAAGGCATTGCACTCGCCTTGGAGTGGAGCACACAGCCTTTTATCGTCGAACAGACTGTTCTATGGTTGCTCAAATGCCTACGGATGACACACCAAATAGATCTCCGGTGGCTGCTTTAGTTGAGGAAGGGAAACAACTCCTTATTAAGTCTGGCTGTGATTACTCCATAGCACATGTTAGCAGAAGTCAAAACAATGTAGCTCATGCTTTAGCACAGATGAGTAGATCATCTACTCGCACGCGGCAGTCTGGATCCGCCATGGCCCATAAGACATTGGCACTCTTTGCCAAAATGATTCTAACGAACCACCTTGATCGAAATGAATTTATGTTTTCCCCACAAAAAATATGAAGCATGGGCATGATTCCTTCGATTCTCAGCCACTTGTCATTTAGTTGAAGAAACTATACATGTAAATCCAATCcacccttttttttgaattttcgNNNNNNNNNNNNNNNNNNNNNNNNNNNNNNNNNNNNNNNNNNNNNNNNNNNNNNNNNNNNNNNNNNNNNNNNNNNNNNNNNNNNNNNNNNNNNNNNNNNNNNNNNNNNNNNNNNNNNNNNNNNNNNNNNNNNNNNNNNNNNNNNNNNNNNNNNNNNNNNNNNNNNNNNNNNNNNNNNNNNNNNNNNNNNNNNNNNNNNNNNNNNNNNNNNNNNNNNNNNNNNNNNNNNNNNNNNNNNNNNNNNNNNNNNNNNNNNNNNNNNNNNNNNNNNNNNNNNNNNNNNNNNNNNNGGGGGGTGTTCCCACCTGAATTGTGCATCTCACAACTTTCTTGAggtttctctcttctcttctcttctcttctcttctctcacaaACACGTACATGGTGATGAAGGTGTTGTGATCTTCGCAGCGACAAGGGTGCTCTTCAATTGCGGTGACCCCCTAGAAGCTGAAATGGCGGCGATGGAAGAAGGACTTCGGCTTGACCTCCACTAGTCAGACCTACCATCGATTGTTGAGAGGGATTGTGCCGAGTTGTTTAAGATGGTGCAATCTAATATACAGACCGTTCGAGGCATGCATCTCGTATTAATGAGATCAGAAGCATTCCGACTCTAGAAAGGAACATTAGTCTAGCTAAGATCAGTAGGCACACGAACATGGCGAGTCATACTCTAGCTTGTATGGGCCGTTCGCAGCAACGCACGGGTGCTGGCTTCGGAACTCCCCTATGAAGATAGCTAGCATTTTGCACTCTGAATGTAATCATCATGATTGATTAATGAAAAGTtcctttcctgcaaaaaaaaaacaCACACATGGTGAGATGTCGATTGCGGTGTGAAGCCGCGGTGCTGTGGGATGCGGCACGGTCGCGTGAAGCAGTAAGGCACACTGGAGTCAGACCGGCTGAATGGACTAGTGTGCAAGTTTGTTAGTGCGCACGCATGTAGTTTGCTTGGTCAGGTGGTTGCCAAGTAGTCTGGACGTTGGAGCTAATCCAGGAGATAGAATAGGTGCATGCAAGTAGATGGTTAGCTTAGTGCATGGGTTAGCTCCAGTAATGATTTGTGCTGTGCTTTTAATTAATTTATGTTGCCCAGTGTCCATGTTAATTAGGGTTTGTTTGGTTCAGAGCCTAAGGTTGCCATGCTTATCTTAGTCGTGCCACAACATGTTAAGCATGTGTTTGGTTTGTTGCCACATTTGTGGCTTGCTACACTTTCTTAGCAACATGGTTCacatgtcataaactcaattttTTATCAAATCttaccacacttgtggtggccattttgttgaCCACATTTTGCTTAAACTTAGTTGTGGCtaagttagtcatgaaccaaacaggcccttagtTACCGGCCCGTGTGTGCCAGTAGCGCGTCGGAGAGCCCATATTTGACTTTGCATGTCTGCCAGAGCGTCTCAATCGAATTATTTACTATGCATGATCTTCCTTATCTGCATAGTACAGATTCTCTATTTCCCGTATCTCTTAGTTTATGCTGGCCCCATGTTAGCTAGGTACCCCAGTTGTGTCGAAGCTGCTACGGTGCTATACACCCAACTTGTATGCATCCTtgtggaattttttttaaaaaaaagttagATCCACTTCCCTCCCACTCTATGTAAAGAGTTCAAAGAACTGTGCTTTTttaagttttttctttttctcagcgATCGGGACGCGCTCATATTTAGCTAACACCCATGCATTGACTTGACTTTAATCTGTCACATGGCGTCTACCGTCTCTGCTCATCATTTCTTCCGTCGATCATCAGTTTAGCTGTCTCTTTACTATAATTGGCACGTAGCAGCAATCCCATATTTGACTTCAAATCTGAAGATCTGTCTGATCGTCTAAACCTATCTTCCCATTATTTATTTTTCAGTGGCCACGCGAGGCCGTGAGCTTATAAGTAACACGGCTGCTCGCTTAGTACTCCTGCCACCAACGTTCCATCGTGACATCGCACCCAGGAGTCGAGGAAACACTGGCTGCTTTCGTGTGGTATCTGAAAGAATTGAATTTCACTTCTGTTTGAGGTATGCACATACTACCTATGCTTTTGTTCAACTGATTGCATTTCCTGCTCTTCTTTAACGGCACCACTAGGGGGCAAACAAAGGTTTCTCTTAATTTCTCTCTGGAAAAATAGAAGTTCCCTTCGGTACCTTATTTAGGCGATGCCACTAAAACCTTGTCCTAAAAGCTTTAGTTTGTGACTTCGCATGGGAGAAATCCAGAGGGGCACCTACATGCACCGCATGATTGCCTCGCCATTCAGAAATTTGATTTTTCGATAAAGGACATTTTATTGAATTAATTTATCAAGATGATACAACCGCATCTAAAGAATACCGGGCCTCTGCATAAcatgatgcacacagccaacaagtCCAAGCCATCAAAAAATAAACATAGTTTTGCAGCAAAAATAAATCAATCCAACCTATAGGGTAGGGCAGATCCTATACGGAGATTACTCTGCCATTGATGGAGGAAGAAAATCTCCCTGGCCGTATGCTCCAGCCATGTAGACGCCACCAAAAAAAGGTCTCTGTCCTCTTACTTCTGCAGGATAAAGCAAGTACGGAGCTGTTACGTACATGCATGAATAACCTGCACAGGAGAAGGACCACATTTATTATTAAAAACAACATCATTCCTGGTAAGCAGAATGCAGACGCCCCACAAGAATATATGTAGAAAATTGTTTATCAATACCCCGCAACCAATTGCCGAACATGTTACGTGCACTACGTGGGGGTATAGATTTGAAGCTACTTGAACTATGGCCCATATTGCACGAGCAAACTTACACTCAAAAAATAAGTGTTCAATAGACTTGTCATGTTGGCAAAAGACACATGTCTTACTACCTTGCCAGTTACGTCGTGACAGATTATCTCTAGTTAAGATGACCCCTCTGCTTAAAAACTAGAGGAAATCTTCACACTTAGAGGTATTTTTAGCTTCCATAATTTTTTGTTATCAACGGGAACATCAATATGAGTCATCGCATCGTACAAGGACTTGACTGAGAAACTGCCGTTTTGATGCAGTTTTCATCGAAATTTGCCCGGCTTGCTTGTGAGTTGAATGTCCTCCAGACGAGAGTGTAATTCATTCCATGCTGCTAGACGAGGGCCGAAGAGGTCCCTACGAAAAAGAATATCAGGATTTTCTTGTCCGAAAACTTGTTTGATCGTGACAAATTTATGTTTGACAAACATATACAAGTTAGGGTACTACACCATAAGTGGGGTGGCGCCTAGCCAGGTGGGGGATTTTCAAACAAATTATATTACTCTCTTTTTTCGAGTGTGCATCTGACTTACTATCTCAGTATTTAATTAGTTCATGTTTTGCAGCGTCAAACCTATTGGGTACATACGTAGTTGGCTTGCTACACAACTACTAGTCACGACATTATGGACATGTTGGGGACTAGAGCCACATGGTTGGCCATAGCTATCTTTTTCATAACTGTAGTAGCCACCAAGATCTCAAGATGGAAAAACAATGTCCATCCGTTCTCGACAAGACCACTTCCTCCTGCCGTGAATATCCTTTCTCTCCTACCTTCACTTTTTAACAAGGGTTTTCGGGTTACAGTCAGTGATCTATACACAAGCTTTGGCAGTGTATTTACAATAAATATGCTTGGACCAAAGATGACCTTGTTGGTTGGACCGGAGGTCTCAACTCATTTCTTCCAAGGGCTGGATTCAGAAATTAGCCTTGGTAATTTGGCCGAGTTCACCGTTCCCATATTTGGCCAAGAAGCTCTTTATGGTGTAGATACTTCAACTCACAGGCAGCAAATGAACTTCATGGTTGATACACTAAAGCCATCCAATATACGGAGCCTCGTTGATCCCATGTTTCAAGAAGTAGAGGTACATCTAAAAGTGACCTTGACTTTATTTTCATTCGCTATGGATTTTCTTCAATCCTGCAATTTTTGTGGTTTCATATATAGACAATACACCTCTTCCGGTGGCACTTTCTTTGCATAAATTCCATTACTTAAACTAAGTCTATGcttaatttttttttaattttttggattgcttaccacatgtgtcatgtGGTAAGTCCATGCTTAAGTTGACTACCTGTACGACATGTTGTTTCCCAAATATAAATATACGTCTACTACATGTCCCTATGATAGCAACGATGGTATATACGTTTACATAGATTTATTTGAGGTGCACATAGGGAGAGAAAAATAATAGGGTGCACGTGGTCAATNNNNNNNNNNNNNNNNNNNNNNNNNNNNNNNNNNNNNNNNNNNNNNNNNNNNNNNNNNNNNNNNNNNNNNNNNNNNNNNNNNNNNNNNNNNNNNNNNNNNNNNNNNNGGAGGGGGTACGTGGTCAATTCAGCCCACAAGACAAGTCTAACTCTTTTGTAAAACAATATATTAGATTACCAAGATGGCTTGTGTGCTGCACCAGGCATCAGCATTTGTCATTAGTTTTGGTTAGAAGTTGCAGATGACAAGAGTAGTGATACCATGCATGTGTGCTGCACTTGACCGATGACTTGCTTATACTGCAGGCCTACTTTGCAAAGTGGGGAGAAGATGGCATAGTTGATCTTAAACATGAACTCGAACAGGTGCTCATATTTACCTCAAGCCGGTGCCTACTCGGATATGAGGTTCGAGAGACCATGCTTGAAGAAGTATACTCATTGTTCAATGAGCTTGAAAATGGCTTCAACTTTTTCAGTCTCTTGTtcccatatattccaactccaccaAACCGCAAACGCGACAAGGCTCACA
Above is a window of Triticum dicoccoides isolate Atlit2015 ecotype Zavitan chromosome 5B, WEW_v2.0, whole genome shotgun sequence DNA encoding:
- the LOC119306980 gene encoding premnaspirodiene oxygenase-like, whose amino-acid sequence is MAAAELPFYLLLLSLLIIVPLFCLAVSCSRRSGSGRRLPPSPWALPVIGHLHHLAGKLPHHALRDLARRHGPLMLLRFGEVPVVVASSPDAAREIMKTHDVTFATRHMGPLVRRVFKGAEGLVFAPYGDAWRQLRKICTVELLSIRSVHSFRPVREDEIGHLLRSVASEASAVNLSERIATFVADSSVRAIIGSRNANRDTFLRLLNEGLKTIPGMNLPDMFPSSRLAMRLSRMPSQIERRRGTILSFMDTIIQERQEKRAAAATGIEEEDLLDVLLRLQKDMDSQYPLTALNVKSVMIDLFVAGSETSSTMLQWAMAELMHNPTVLRKAQEEVRRELAGHDKVTEDGLTNLHYLRLVIKETLRLHPAAPLLLPRECRSPCEVLGFAVPKGAMVLVNAWAIGRDPKHWDAPEEFIPERFQQQGGRDFKGTDFEFLPFGAGRRMCPGMAFGLAPIELALAALLFHFDWELPGREAPEEMDMTEAAGITTRRRSDLLLIAVPRVPVPME